The Pseudomonas sp. SCA2728.1_7 DNA segment CAAGTTGCTCCATGAGCGACGGCTTGATCGCGAGCGTTTCATCGCCGACGTGATGACCCAGCTCAAGGACGAATTGCAGGCCACCGGCGTCGATGCCGACATCAGCGGCCGGGCCAAACACATCTATTCGATCTGGCGCAAAATGCAGCGCAAGGGTCTGGAATTCAGCCAGATCTACGACGTGCGTGCGGTGCGTGTGCTGGTCCCGGAAATGCGCGACTGCTACACCGCGCTGGGTATTGTCCACACCTTGTGGCGGCACATCCCGAAAGAATTCGACGACTACATCGCCAACCCGAAAGAGAACGGCTACCGCTCGTTGCACACGGCGGTAATCGGCCCTGAGGGTAAAGTACTCGAGGTGCAGATTCGTACGCACTCGATGCACGAAGAAGCCGAACTCGGCGTCTGCGCGCACTGGCGCTACAAGGGCACCGACGTCAAATCCGGCTCGAACCACTACGAAGAGAAAATTTCCTGGCTGCGTCAGGTGCTCGAGTGGCACGAAGAGCTGGGCGATATCGGTGGTCTGGCGGAACAGCTGCGCGTCGATATCGAGCCGGATCGGGTCTACATCTTCACTCCGGACGGTCACGCCATCGACTTGCCGAAAGGCGCGACGCCGCTGGACTTTGCTTACCGCGTGCACACCGAAATCGGTCACAACTGCCGTGGCGCGAAGATCAACGGGCGCATCGTGCCGCTCAACTACAGCCTGCAGACCGGTGAGCAGGTCGAGATCATCACCAGCAAGCACGGTACGCCGAGCCGCGACTGGCTGAACTCCAACCTCGGTTACGTCACCACCTCGCGGGCGCGGGCGAAGATCGTTCACTGGTTTAAATTGCAGGCGCGCGACCAGAACGTTGCCGCCGGTAAAACCCTGATCGAACGCGAACTGACACGCCTCGGTCTGCCCGCGGTGGACTTCGACAAGCTGGCCGACAAGGCCAACATGAAAACCGCCGAAGACATGTTCGCCGCCCTTGGTGCTGGCGACTTGCGTCTGGCGCAACTGGTCAACCTCGCGCAGCAACTGGTCGAGCCGGAACGCGGCAACGAACAGTTGGAGTTGATTCCGCGCAAAGCCACCGGCTACAAACCGGGCAAGCGTGGCGATATTCAGATCCAGGGCGTCGGCAACCTGATGACGCAGATGGCCGGCTGCTGCCAGCCGCTGCCGGGCGATGCGATCGTTGGCTATATCACTCAGGGCCGTGGCGTGAGCATTCACCGTCAGGACTGTGCCTCGGTGCTGCAACTGGGCGGGCGCGAGCCGGAGCGGATCATTCAGGTCAGCTGGGGGCCGGTGCCGGTGCTCACCTATCCGGTGGACATCGTCATCCGTGCCTACGACCGGTCCGGTCTGCTGCGTGATGTCTCGCAGGTATTGCTCAACGAGCGCATCAACGTGCTGGCGGTCAACACCCGCTCGAACAAAGAGGACAACACCGCGTTGATGTCGCTGACCATCGAGATCCCGGGTCTGGATGCG contains these protein-coding regions:
- the relA gene encoding GTP diphosphokinase yields the protein MVQVRAHQPINTDGSINLEAWLDHAVSVDLALDREALKEACEFAREAEQQSNARKNLWAEGSGSFSTGLEIAEILADLKLDQDSLVAAVLYRGVREGQIELAAVGQRFGPVVAKLIDGVQRMAAISASLSPRQSMVMGTQGQVENLRKMLVAMVDDVRVALIKLAERTCAIRAVKTADDEKRNRVAREVFDIYAPLAHRLGIGHIKWELEDLSFRYLEPDQYKQIAKLLHERRLDRERFIADVMTQLKDELQATGVDADISGRAKHIYSIWRKMQRKGLEFSQIYDVRAVRVLVPEMRDCYTALGIVHTLWRHIPKEFDDYIANPKENGYRSLHTAVIGPEGKVLEVQIRTHSMHEEAELGVCAHWRYKGTDVKSGSNHYEEKISWLRQVLEWHEELGDIGGLAEQLRVDIEPDRVYIFTPDGHAIDLPKGATPLDFAYRVHTEIGHNCRGAKINGRIVPLNYSLQTGEQVEIITSKHGTPSRDWLNSNLGYVTTSRARAKIVHWFKLQARDQNVAAGKTLIERELTRLGLPAVDFDKLADKANMKTAEDMFAALGAGDLRLAQLVNLAQQLVEPERGNEQLELIPRKATGYKPGKRGDIQIQGVGNLMTQMAGCCQPLPGDAIVGYITQGRGVSIHRQDCASVLQLGGREPERIIQVSWGPVPVLTYPVDIVIRAYDRSGLLRDVSQVLLNERINVLAVNTRSNKEDNTALMSLTIEIPGLDALGRLLGRISQLPNIIETRRNRTP